The genomic region CTGCGACGACCGACTTCCCGATCAGCCGGCCTGAACGGTCATTGAGCAACGGGTCGGTGCTTTCGGTCGCTTTGACGTTGTAGAATTTGCGCCCGACCATGACCGCGATGATGCTGTAGAGCGCGAATAGCGCGAGTTGCGGCACTAGCCCGAGCCCGAACAAGGCGGCGAAGAAGCCGGTGGCGAGCGCGGCGGCGCCAATGAACACGAGGAAGAAACCCGGCGCGATCAACTCCATGATCAGCAGCAGCACGCCGCCGATCATCCACAGCCAGGCCGGATCGAGGTTGCTGACGAAGTCCATCAACCCTCCACTCGCGGAACGCCGGGGATGGCGGGCGGAGCTTTGCCCGATTTCTGCGAGG from Sphingomonas anseongensis harbors:
- a CDS encoding NfeD family protein, yielding MDFVSNLDPAWLWMIGGVLLLIMELIAPGFFLVFIGAAALATGFFAALFGLGLVPQLALFALYSIIAVMVGRKFYNVKATESTDPLLNDRSGRLIGKSVVAVSAIDEHSGRVRVADSEWSARGGPAEAGDRVRITGVEGNCLIVEAERRLS